One window from the genome of Populus alba chromosome 15, ASM523922v2, whole genome shotgun sequence encodes:
- the LOC118056405 gene encoding carboxylesterase 1: MSGQTSPSNPTITDPYQHIQIIPNPDGTITRDPNRYPNSSPSPDPKDPTPVLSKDIIINQSEKTWVRIFLPRQTIVDSSSTSKLPLIVYFHGGGFINCSASSTVFHDFCSSMVLDLHVAVVSVDYRLAPEHRLPAAYDDAMEVLQWIKTTQEDWLREYVDYTRCFLMGSSAGANAAYHAGLCVSQEADNLVPLKIKGLILHHPFIGGVQRTGSEVKLVNEPHLPLCVNDLMWNLALPLGVDRDHEYCNPMVDGGSKLWKNVRLLGWKVMVTGCDGDPMMDRQMEFVDMLVTKDVRVVGHFSTGGYHVVELKEPSKAKALHALLKDFMVDAPAA; the protein is encoded by the coding sequence ATGTCTGGCCAAACTTCACCCTCCAATCCCACCATTACCGATCCCTACCAACACATTCAAATCATCCCTAACCCCGATGGAACAATCACCCGTGACCCCAACAGATATCCAAATTCCTCACCGTCACCTGACCCCAAAGACCCTACTCCTGTCCTCTCCAAAGACATCATCATTAACCAATCGGAAAAAACATGGGTTCGCATATTCTTGCCTAGGCAAACCATAGTTGATTCATCTTCGACTAGCAAGCTCCCTCTTATAGTCTATTTCCATGGAGGGGGATTTATCAATTGTAGTGCAAGTTCAAcggtttttcatgatttttgttcAAGCATGGTTCTTGATCTCCATGTTGCTGTTGTCTCCGTTGACTATCGTCTAGCTCCCGAGCACCGTCTGCCGGCGGCCTATGATGATGCTATGGAGGTTTTGCAGTGGATCAAAACCACCCAGGAAGATTGGCTAAGAGAATATGTTGATTATACTAGATGTTTTCTCATGGGCAGTAGTGCCGGTGCTAACGCTGCTTACCATGCAGGTTTATGTGTAAGTCAGGAAGCTGACAATCTTGTGCCCTTGAAGATCAAAGGTCTGATATTGCATCATCCATTCATAGGTGGGGTCCAAAGGACTGGATCAGAGGTGAAGTTGGTCAACGAGCCTCACTTGCCACTATGTGTTAACGATCTCATGTGGAACTTGGCATTGCCTTTGGGCGTTGACCGTGATCATGAGTACTGTAATCCAATGGTAGATGGTGGATCTAAGCTTTGGAAGAATGTGAGATTGCTGGGATGGAAAGTAATGGTGACTGGCTGCGATGGGGATCCAATGATGGATCGCCAGATGGAATTTGTGGACATGCTGGTGACGAAAGATGTGAGAGTTGTGGGTCATTTTAGCACAGGAGGCTACCATGTTGTAGAGCTGAAGGAGCCCTCTAAGGCTAAAGCATTACATGCTCTGTTGAAAGATTTCATGGTTGATGCACCAGCTGCATAG